Within Hypomesus transpacificus isolate Combined female chromosome 10, fHypTra1, whole genome shotgun sequence, the genomic segment CATCAACTGCAGAATGAAAGACAATAACAGGAATGCTGGCGCACCCTGTTAAAACCTGAGAGCTTGGGGCTTCcacagaaacaaaacaatgcTTACAAGAGGAGACAACAGGACGCTGAGGTGAACCACGAACAACTGGATGAAcctggagagaagagggggcaaAACTGCCCTTCAATAGCTTGGGATTGttgctgggggggcgggggggggcagcatACCAAGGTACAGCACGTTGATAATGCAGCAGACCTTTGTAAGCCTCCTTCCAAGGTGAGGGAAGTATTAGACGCTTCCAGGTCACCTGAGTACTGGGTTTCCATTGGCTCTCTCGGCTGTATGACCAACCATGCGGAAGTAGTCTCTCTGACATGAATGGAGTGTGATGCTTGTCATCATTCCTACCCACACTACCACACTCTGGGCTGTCAGACAACAGCAGGCTATGATCCTGCAACGTGGGATGATGTTGGCAGCCCGTCTCTCATCTGCCTTTCCCCCAAAGTTAACTCAGCTAGCAATTACGGTTAAAAAGCTTGTGACGTTGAAAGCAGAGAATGACAACGGAGGACttgcactgtaaacacaaagACACCAGGAAACTGACTGAAACTTCTCGTGAAATGTCTCGACTACATCCAGAAAGGCACACAAGCTGATGAGATGAATCACTGTTAGGCGTGTAGACTCCTGAGAGATAATGTTAATTGTGGGGAAGTAATTGATATGAATTTGGATAGAGAGCGGGAACGATAGAAAGTGGCTGTTAAACATGTCTGGggctgaaacaaacaaaaaatggcGGGGGCTGTAAAAGAAAATCAGGCTTTGATCATGACCGTGGCAAATCCTGTCCACAGGATTTTATTTTTGCATGCATTTCTCACTTGATAACATTCATGCAGTTAGATGAAGAATTTGCTCGAGCAAAGGTAGGCCCTATTAGTCATTTTTTGGAACAACTAATGTTTATTGCTTACTGCAGCGGCAACATGGTTATTAAGGTTTTGGAAATGGTTGTCATCCGCTATTCCCCAGAACAGCAAAGTTAAACTGTCGAAAAAGAACAAAGTATTCAAACGCTTTGGGTCAGGGTTCCTGTTGTTTCTTCTAGCTTCCCTAGACTTGTTAGGAATTTTACACTTTGCTCTCCCAGAACGTACTCTATCACCAAACTAAAGCAGCAACATCATTCCCTCAGAGCACCCTGAGACTGAagaccagttgaaactggtgaACTTTGTCTTCATGTATTTGCATGCAGCTCAACCCTCCACTCCCGTGTGGCCAGTCTACATCAACATCGTATCACATCACATCCATCATCCTCCTACACGCCAGTTATCTCCTAATTATTAGATTGCTGCAGTAACCTCCTCATTGGGTGCCCAACCAAAACTCTACTAAAGTCACTGCCCGTGCCAAGAGCCCTTCCAACACCTGGTAAACACTAATAGCAAGTTCAGTGTTAAGTGTGGCCATAATGCTGCATTGATTTGAGTTCTGTCCTTGTCTTGTGTGCCCTGTGTTGACGCCCTAAGTCGTCCAGACTTTATGCATATTCCCACAACCAAAACATCCCCCAGATCCAAAGTTAAAGTCTCTTAAAGTTGGTCCTTACTCACAGTCGCACTGACGACCGTAAAGTTCAGCCTGCAATGTTTGAGAGGGAAACCCAGTTCAGTCATAACACAGTGGACGTGGTTACTGCGTCATATCTGGACAAGTGTTCACCTGTTTGTGGTCGTGAAAAGATCCCTGTGCCCGGTTCTTCTTGTCGAACACGCACACGGCCTCCTGCTTCTCCACCATCAGGACGCTCTGCAGCTCTCTGTACTCGGCGCCCAGCACCGCGTTCTCCTTCAGCGCCGTCTTTAAGGCGTCCTGGGAGCGCCCGGAAAAAAAGGGGGGTTATCATAGGACGTTGTTATGGTGCTCTGAGCATGGTGTGGCATGGCGGGCTTCACGGGTAGCTATGCAGAGTCGAGTGTTCAGTGACGGTTGATGTTGGAGGATGTGATGCGGATGTTGGTGTGTTCGGTTGATCTACCCAGCCAGCGTAAACGCTGAGTTGGCAGAGATGCTGTACGGTACATCAGATAGAGTGTGGTCAAAGGTATGGGTCAATGTCACTGCGTGGATTCTGCTGTGAGACTGTTAGCTCGGTAGACgagtttcagacagacagatggttcACCTTAGGGGGGGGAAAGCGTGCTTGTAGAATGTTTTTTGTAATGCTTCAATTGATTTGTGTTTTTAAGTGACACATCTTTCAGTTTCCATCAAAACCCTTGTTACCTTTCATCATGGAAGCAGGTTTGATTTTCACGTCAATATTCCAAGCCTCCAAATAGTTGGGCTGGCATTTCTCAGAGATCTTACAAGTTCTGCACTGAGCACCCAAACTCCCCATTCATAAGATCCTAAGGTGCTACAGGCTTCCACCAGGAACAGTAGAACTGCTCCCATATCAGGTCTAGCTATGTCCCATTTACAAGTCCTCTTTTCTGAAGCATGATCAAGGTGATCTGCAGGGAGCAGCGTGCGGGTGCCCATGATGAGTTGGAATACGTGTGCGTGTTACAAACTAGGACACTGGGAACCGTGGAAGCTGGACACCCTATCCGGAAACCGAGTGAATAAATAACAGTAAGTGACTGTCTCCCTTGCCCGCACTGTTTTCATCTCGACGCTACTTGGACGGCGTCGGCCGGCGAATATCTCGACTGTACCTGCAGACATAATGAAGTGTGTCTCTGCAGTAAAACAGGACAGCACTAAAGTGATGAGTTTAACCCAGCAGAAAGAGGGGCTGTAAACATGACAAATGCCTGCTATTGATTTCAGGTTTAATTACTCCATGCAGCACTGACAAAGCCCATCTGAAGCTGTTGTGAAGTGTAAATGGAACAGATTCCACTTCATTGCCCAGGAGAAACTGATGGTGTAGGCAGTTTGGCTGTTTACTTTGTCCTCGGCGAACGTCAGGCCCGATCAAATGAACGAATGAGCGCACCGCGGATCTCGAAAGACATTTGGGTTGGAGCTGGAGATGACCACATCTCATCTCTGCTTCGGAATATATCGGAATGTTTGTAGGTCCTGACCACGGGAGCAAACAGGAACACTTGCTTGTGGATAAGTGCATGACTGAGGCCACAAGTAGGCCTATGCATAGACATGCTAGTGACTCCATGTAGTGTAGCCTAGTGCATTGGTTCCCAACCCGGGTcatcgggaccccctgtcctgcaagttttagatgtttccctgctccaacacacctgattcaaatgaatgggtcgttatctagctctgcagaagcctgttaacgacccattcatttgaatcaggtgtgttggaacagggaaacatctaaaacatgcaggacagggggtcctgaGGACccgggttgggaaccactgtgggtagactcgtacacacacacacgcacacaggaatAGACCTTTCAAGCCGTTAGTAATACTAATGAGCTCCACCTGACACCTAACATCTCAAGTCAACATCCGTCGTCGTGGTGACCTCCAGCGCCTCGCACTGATCATTGGAAGTCAGCATCTTTCTCCTGCGTAATCTTCTATCCGAATGTGTCCACCCATTACCGCGTACACGCTGTTCCGCGTCACGCACGCTGCTTCCCCGAACGCTTAGTGTGCTTATTATGCTATGCTAATGCGAACattatgtgtgttttgtattgaaCTCAATGATCAAAGTAGCCAATTTCCTGAGAACCCAGCCCGCTCTAACCCTGATCTGTTCATTTGGTGTGGTGGGTGTATTGTTGTTTCCATTTTATTTTGTCAAGTGAAAAGGCTAAACCTCTTATTGCATGGCTGACTTTTATCTGGCTAATGGGAGTCGCGTCTATGAGGAAGACTTCCAATTCTTAAATTGTCTCACGCCAACAACTTCTTTAAAGTTGCTGCACCCGGATGCATGGCGGCTTAAGCTCCATTGCCTTTTCTTGTTTTGAACTAATGCATTCTTGATCACCGTTTAATGAAACTATATACCACATGGCGATTTCACATTAGATAAGCCATGTGAAACTCCCATCAGCCAAGAGACTCCGGCTGGGGCTTCTAATCCTGCAGATAAAAACCTTACAACAACTAGGGCTTTTCTATTAAAACAGAGCATCGGAATAACCTATCATGTTCAAACATCCAACCCCCCCATCCTTTTGATAtggatgaaaaaaaagaagaaatgtattgttttcAGTTACTGGATGTTAACAACAGCTTTGAGCTGAAATCAGCACATAGGGCAGTGGGTAAGGGTGGACATGTAGCCTGCGTACAGTCATCTTGAAGCTTCACTGTCCATCACTGAGTGTGAGGTGTGAGTCCTCAACAGCTAGTTAGTCATTTATTGAAACGAGATAGAAACTACATCGACCAAGGCATGTAATTTTAATTGCTCAGGGATCTTTTGTCTAGCCGCGTTGTAAGATAAGGATTGTGACAAGCAATTCTACTGACACTAATCCACAAACAAGTACACACAATGAGCTAAGAGCTGTTCAAGACTTGCGTATGTGGAGAGCATACGCTTTAGATTTCCAGGGGTTGGAACACTCCCGGCGATGTTGTCGAAAAAGTCGTTTTTTTTGCATCTAATCTTGCTACTTTTTGTCATTTTAAGAAAACAGGGAAAGTGAAGGGAGTTGCAACGTACGCTGGCAGGAAGAGCATTGTGAACAGACAATGGAGCCGATATGGCCGTCAAGTTAAAGCACCAGTCAAGGGAACTGTCAAAACGTCAAAAGCGTGTTATCAAGTCTTACGGAAGAATATGGGTGAATCATTTAACTTAACGCACGTCTGCAGGGACGTATATAGCTACCAAGTATGGAGCCATTGTTCTTCGTGACACACGTACTGTCTTTCCACGTTTTGATTGGGATTATTAGGAGAGGCATTCAGCTGGAACGATCCCCTTACCTTGGTGTCCCTCATTTTCTGCTGTCTGATGGTGAGCAGTGCATTGTGGGCCTGCTCTGAGGCGTGCGTTCGCCGCTGGCAGGCCTCTGTGTCGGCCTGCAGCGTGCTCATGACCAACGTGGCCGTTTGCATTTTGAATTCCACAGCCTCCTGGACCGACCTGGagaagaaccacacacacacgaccatcACACGAGTCGCATCGGAGCGGCACGACCCACCCCAGCATTCAAAATCTAGCATCCAAATTTGACGTCTTCAAGAAATGGTGACAATGATCCTTCCACGCTCCAAGCCCAGAGTGAGTCATATATGCAGGCCTCCAAACCCTCTGGCGTCACGGTGTGGTCGTGGCACAGTGCTGTTGTTTCACAGGTCCTAGTCTGACTCTGGTGAAGGCTTCTTACTGTAGCTCGTCAATGACAGCAGGCATGGTTGCAGCCGTTTGGTCCATCTGATCGTTTGCTGCTCTGTACTCTTTGGATTTTTCGCTGAGCTCGTTTATCCTGCTCAGAGCGCGGTCGTATTTCTCTCTAAGTGCCCTGTGCTGTTTCTGTTGAAAAATAAGAAGAGGCTGTAGGCTTTATACACGATGCACATCGCAGGGcttttaaaggcagggtaggtcatgttgttgagaagcactttttgacATTATTTGCTTTAATAAACTTCACGCCCTGataaatctaaaggtttgacagtaaaatttAATTGATCCGATATCTGTGGGCATctcaggactgtaataaacacgaccaatcatTATGGTCGGAATGGCACTACTGATTGGACGGCATTTGGgccaaatgcaatgattggactatttgtctgtctatctacctACCTCCCATCAGTAGTCAGGTAGCGCGCTCACATGTTTcgggggagtggctttgaagggagggggtgggatattatggtttgaatcctttcaaactcaagctAAAATTGCTAGGTTCGCAAAACGTATCTACTCTGCCTTTAACATTAAGTATACGCCGACTTTAACTGTAGCACATTGTGCATAGCTCCCCATGTTGTACCTTGACATTTCTCAAGTGGTCTAGTTTCAGGTTTCTCTCAGCTTCCATTTTGTCTGATGTTCTTTTGTGTTCAGATCGAATCCCATTCCGTTTTTCCATCAAATTAGAAATTGTCTGAAAGACACACAGGTTCAAAATCAATGCACATGAACAAAACTTTGCGTTGGTGTTACTAACATACTGATTCTGGTTGTAGTGCAATGGAATGTTGTACGGATCTTTCCGATCTCTACACAGTTCTGTCACGTGACGTCAGACCTCTACACAGCTCTGTCACGTGACGTCAGATCTCTACACAGCTCTGTCACGAGGTCAGGTCTCTACACAGCTCTGTCACGTGACGTCAGACCTCTACACAGCTCTGTCACGAGGTCAGGTCTCTACACAGTTCTGTCACGTCACGTGACAGAACTGTGACGTCAGCTCCTCTACCTGGGACTTCTCCTCGTGGATCTTTCTCAGGTCCTCCATTTCTACCTCCAGGCGTCCAGTAGCAGACAAAGCTTCTTCAAACTCCTTCTTAAACTCTTGCTTGGCTACCTCCGTGGTGGACTGCTCCTGTTGCAATTGCGCTTTCACCGCTGAGAGTTGACTCTGAAAGCAGAATGACGTCCACAGATCACGCCATCTAGTCGCGCTCCCCGGCCCCACCCGAGGAACGGCCAAGGGTGGTAACCCCGAGACGAGCCTCCGACTTGGAGATATCCGACTCACCTTCAGAACGGCGAGGGCGTTCATCTCGCCCATCAGCTGTTTCTTCAGCTCTTCGATGGCCTTCTGTGAATAGGAAAACACATGGGTTAGCCAGCggcccttccttccttcccgcTACGGCCAGGCCCCTGAGTGTGGCGCTGGGGCTGACCCTggtcctctgctcctccctgaaGGTGAGCTGCTCCTGGGTTTCCAGCCTGGTCTTGGTGTCGTCGTGCACGCCGGCCGTCAGGTTCAGCTCCTCCTTGGCCTCGTCTCGCTGCTCCTCGTTCAGGCTGATCTTCTCCAGGAAGCGCTTCCTTTCCTTGTGCAGCCGCTTGACGGCCTGCTTGCTGGCACGCGCGCACGCAGACACGCAagcacaggcacacgcacacacacacaagcgggCGCACAGACGAGCGTGCACACATGAGGACGGGCACACGCACACCGACATTCACATACAAGTTAAGGcatgcacacatacgcacagagacaagcacacgcgcgcacacacacacacacgtttctatGTAGCTATAATACAGCTACTACAGTATAGGTTTTTATTTGTTGGCCTAAATGTTATTGGacaagtgcatgtgtgtattatgggttttaatgtgtgtgtggccatgtCGTGGAGGATGTGGAGAACCTCTCTTCGATCTTCTTGGTGTAGTCCTGAATCTCCATGTCGAACTCTGCGTTCTGGTCGAGGAGAACCAGGAGGCCCTGGCGTTTCTTCCGGAACAcctcctccaggagagagaTCTCTGCCTCACCGGCGAGTCTCTGGAGCGGTCCCGTGGAGTTACAATGAGGTTCATGAAGTTCAACAGACATCCGGAAGGTTTGAGATGCTGGTTTGTGCAGTGCGGGCCAGTGCATGCTCGCGCAACACAGAGTTCATCATTACTCACAGTGTCTTGGATATCTTTCAGCAGCTCTGCAATCTGCTCCTTGATTTCGTCTATTTTCCCGACTTCCTCGCCAATGATGATTTTCAGTTCCAAAACCTGTTATGTGAAATGTGTACAATATAAGCaataagggccgggtttcccagattcgttaagaagctcttaacgctaagagcgtctcaagaacgttctaagggcgctctagaacgctcttagaatgttcttaagaagatcttagtgtTAAGAgattcttaacgaatctgggaaacctggccaagGATTGTTGTAAGCAGGACTTAACACAGTTGCCAGAAACAACCAGCGAGACCTAGAGTAGTGCATGGTGTACTTCTTGCAAACAATTACGCAAGACAGTGTTTTGGGCGGCATGCAGTATGCTAGTCCTCACCAGATCGGcactgtctgtctcctgctgtTGGAGCAGGGGTATTCGTAGGGACAAGGCGACAGAGAGCTTCACGGTGAACgccaccttctcctccatctcctccacttTACTGCGGTGCCCCTCCCAGTGGGCCTGCAACTGTTCCAGATCCTTCCTGGAGCGGGTCAACAGCAGCAGTTGTGAGTGCCCGAGTAGCGGGTTAGCTCGTATCTAGCTCGCGGGCGGCGGAGTACTCACAGGCGTTGGTGCAGCTGGCTCTGGATGTCCTTGAGA encodes:
- the LOC124472800 gene encoding coiled-coil domain-containing protein 178, whose amino-acid sequence is MPEVEPLRFPSREGGPNLQDQGDLQAGCPGRRRSCALVNTPSPCVNKAVCHIQELKRKLEDWCQQSGNVQHQMSHEKHQNSKTLRFHSTDSDTDSLISTELYIEGIGLSARERGPLPSLRKETTDVLVEVVYLIERLEADRHNAEEALLVEKKRRRTLGKKMDYICLWRQQEFPVAVQKEHEACTRDICELQWHLRFGRDRLTHVKDKLSHTQVLNQRLLDDIDFIKKHGPLVKEKLEFERNIMNQINTAQQQAYESYTHQFKELRSTEEQLRREQEAAQKHREEMACVLKDIQSQLHQRLKDLEQLQAHWEGHRSKVEEMEEKVAFTVKLSVALSLRIPLLQQQETDSADLVLELKIIIGEEVGKIDEIKEQIAELLKDIQDTRLAGEAEISLLEEVFRKKRQGLLVLLDQNAEFDMEIQDYTKKIEESKQAVKRLHKERKRFLEKISLNEEQRDEAKEELNLTAGVHDDTKTRLETQEQLTFREEQRTRKAIEELKKQLMGEMNALAVLKSQLSAVKAQLQQEQSTTEVAKQEFKKEFEEALSATGRLEVEMEDLRKIHEEKSQTISNLMEKRNGIRSEHKRTSDKMEAERNLKLDHLRNVKKQHRALREKYDRALSRINELSEKSKEYRAANDQMDQTAATMPAVIDELQSVQEAVEFKMQTATLVMSTLQADTEACQRRTHASEQAHNALLTIRQQKMRDTKDALKTALKENAVLGAEYRELQSVLMVEKQEAVCVFDKKNRAQGSFHDHKQLSLLQNRMHIAVVKSFRQRSLHSQAELAHFQVLSNKNNHKIKSVQEELSNAIRRISAFLRSLTDDSTPSDDGAEDKQAGAVGLNKKMPTVQIAV